From the genome of Polynucleobacter sp. AM-7D1:
TGGCGCTGAAGTACGCTTGCTGCCTGCACGCTACAACTTAGCTCGCTGGGTCAGCTCAGATGATCCTGTAGCACTCAAGAAATTCATCCAGGAAAATATTCACCGCATGGCAGAGGATGTTGTAGGAGCTTCAGTATTTTTGGCCAGCCATAAATCCGAATTAGATGTAGCTCAGCAGCGTTGGGAATCTATTCAATTCCACGCACTAAGAGAACATGCAGGCCTCATCTACCAATCAGACCTTGCTGGCTAAATCTAGCGCGGACTAGATTTTGGCCAGTTGCAGTCAAATACCGCAACCAGCTGAGTATCACTCTTTCTAAACGACGCAGTCTTGCCGTATTGAGCACAATAGGCATTGGCCTTTGGTGATAGGGACTCCACAGACTCGCCATCACTAATTATAAAGGTGACGTGATTTGCATCTGATGCATCTGTATATACCGCAGCACAGGCCATTAAACCAAACACACTCAGTAACAAAATATATTTGAGATGTGACATTCGAGCCCTCATATTCAATAAAGGTATTGGTGCTAATTTCAAATTAGGAGTATTCATCATGATGTAATCATAGCGCCTGGACTGCTTAACTGTTATTCTGGTTCGTGATCACTATTCCGCGCCCTACTTAGGGGAGTCTGCTGAGCAAGCTCAGAGGTTCATCATTCCAAGACTCTAGGAAAAAATATGGCTGTTGGCCAAAATCAAAGAAATAGAAAAAACGACCCCATGGTTAGTAAGACTGGCAAAGCTAAATTGGGTCCACTCACTACAGCCCAACTAAGCAAATTGCTGGACTCGAGTACCAAGCCTAAAGAGAAGGCAAAGATTCAGAGGGCTATCAATAAGCGACCTCCCGTCGCGGCACCCACCGCTGAACCTGTTGCAGCATAAGTACTAAGCCCCGAAATTACCGGGGCTTTTTCTTATGTAATATGCTCTCATCATGACAGCATCTCCGCAAATTTATTCAATTCAAATTGCCTCTCGAGCGGGCGAATCGATGATGCAACTTGCGCAAGCTAATATCATTGCTGGCAAAGGAATTGATGGTGATCGCTACGCTCTGGGCGTAGGTGCATTCTCTAAAACCAAACCTAAGATTCGACATATTTCTCTCATTGCGCTTTCTGGCATTGAACATGCTAATCAACAGCTCCTTGCCAAACAACAAACAGTTTTTAGTGAAAGTGATACCCGCAGAAATCTTGTGATTAGTGGCATCTCTGTAAATGAACTTAATGATCTGGTTGGTAAGATTTTCTATTTAGGAGGCCTTATGTTTAGGGGTACAGAATTGTGTGCGCCCTGCCAAAGACCAGCCGATCTACTCAAAAGGCCCGATTTTATGAATGCATTTGAAAATAGGGGCGGACTTAGAGCAGAGGCGCTCGAGTCCGGATGCCTTATCCCTGGAGATCTCCTCGACTTTTCAGAATCTGATGGAAATTAACTCGACTTAATATTGTTATATGACAACTACAAAACTCTGCCTGATTCGCCATGGCGAAACCGCCTGGAATGCCGAAAGACGGTTGCAAGGCCACACCGATACGCCCCTTAATCCCAAAGGTGTTTTACAGGCACGCCAAATGGCTCAAGCGCTTAAAGACATTAATCTTGGGTTTGATGTCTTGTATACCAGCGACCTGAAAAGAGCGGCTGATACTGCAAGTGCTGTCGTTGAATTATTTGGAGTGGAAGCGCAGGTCGATAGCGCTTTACGAGAGCGCAATTTTGGCGCACTTCAAGGGCTCTCAATTACTGAAGCCCCTCTGCTACGGCCTGATATTTGGCAAGCGCATATCGCCCGCGACTTAGATCATGATCTTGAGGGTGGTGAAAGTATTCAGCAGTTTTCATTACGCGTACGAAATGCGCTAGACAGAATCCAAGAGCGCCATGCTGGTAAAACTATATTAGTAGTTAGTCATGGCGGCACACTCGACATGATGTATCGCATAGCAAGTAATCAATCTCTGAGCGCACAGCGAATTGTCTCGGTACCAAATGCATCATTAAATTGGATTAGCCATGAAGAATCGAGTGGCTGGGTAGTAGATCAATGGGCAGATACTCGGCACTTAAAAGGTTCTGCTCTTGAAAACGTTGACCTCTAAGTAAAAAGTCACCATCAGGTGACTTTTTACATTGCAGAAAGGATTTATTTTCTGATGTGTGCGTGACGAGCAGCATCTTGTGACATGCCCTCACCTTTTGGCTTAGCTTCAAGCGCCTCTTTTTCAGCAGTAATTTCTTTGCGACGCTCTTTGCAAGAACCGGCAATCTCTTGCAAAGCTTTACGAGCTCTG
Proteins encoded in this window:
- a CDS encoding MOSC domain-containing protein, which translates into the protein MTASPQIYSIQIASRAGESMMQLAQANIIAGKGIDGDRYALGVGAFSKTKPKIRHISLIALSGIEHANQQLLAKQQTVFSESDTRRNLVISGISVNELNDLVGKIFYLGGLMFRGTELCAPCQRPADLLKRPDFMNAFENRGGLRAEALESGCLIPGDLLDFSESDGN
- a CDS encoding histidine phosphatase family protein, whose product is MTTTKLCLIRHGETAWNAERRLQGHTDTPLNPKGVLQARQMAQALKDINLGFDVLYTSDLKRAADTASAVVELFGVEAQVDSALRERNFGALQGLSITEAPLLRPDIWQAHIARDLDHDLEGGESIQQFSLRVRNALDRIQERHAGKTILVVSHGGTLDMMYRIASNQSLSAQRIVSVPNASLNWISHEESSGWVVDQWADTRHLKGSALENVDL